One Salmo salar chromosome ssa01, Ssal_v3.1, whole genome shotgun sequence DNA window includes the following coding sequences:
- the adss1 gene encoding adenylosuccinate synthetase isozyme 1 C yields the protein MSFSWSAKDHKSYTNPPSNPTQGLKRPRNDTGNKVTVVLGAQWGDEGKGKVVDLLATESDLVCRCQGGNNAGHTVVVEGKEYDFHLLPSGIINPKSICVIGNGVVIHLPGLFEEAENNEKKGLKGWEKRLIVSDRAHLVFDFHQVVDGIQETQRQATEGKIIGTTKKGIGPTYASKASRIGLRVCDLLGDFKEFSTKFKNLVEQYQSMYSSLTVDTESQLKKLKEYGERLRPMVRDGVYYMYEALHGPPKKILVEGANAALLDIDFGTYPFVTSSNCTVGGACTGLGIPPLNIGEVYGVSKAYTTRVGIGAFPTEQLNATGELLQTRGHEVGVTTGRKRRCGWLDLVILRYAHMINGFTAIALTKLDILDVLDEIKVGMAYKINGKRIPHFPADMELLHKVEVEYETFPGWKSDTSAARKWNNLPQKAQNYIRFVESHIGVPIKWVGVGKSRECMIQMF from the exons ATGTCGTTTAGCTGGTCAGCAAAAGACCACAAGAGTTATACAAATCCACCCTCCAACCCAACCCAAGGGCTGAAGCGGCCACGGAACGACACAGGGAACAAAGTGACAGTAGTGCTCGGTGCGCAATGGGGAGATGAAGGCAAAGGAAAAGTCGTCGATTTATTGGCGACTGAGTCTGACCTTGTTTGCAGATGTCAG GGCGGTAACAATGCAGGCCACACAGTGGTTGTGGAAGGCAAAGAGTATGACTTCCACCTTCTCCCCAGTGGAATTATCAACCCCAAAAGTATATGTGTCATTG GTAATGGCGTAGTCATACACCTACCAGGTTTGTTTGAGGAGGCAGAGAACAATGAGAAGAAAG GTCTCAAAGGCTGGGAGAAGAGACTAATAGTCTCTGACAGAGCTCACCTTG TGTTTGATTTCCATCAGGTTGTGGATGGAATTCAGGAGACCCAGAGACAAGCAACAGAGGGAAAGAT AATTGGAACAACCAAGAAAGGCATTGGACCCACCTATGCCAGCAAGGCATCTCGCATAGGACTGCGTGTCTGTGACCTGCTGGGAGACTTCAAGGAGTTCTCTACCAA ATTCAAGAACCTTGTCGAACAGTACCAGTCCATGTACTCATCCCTGACAGTTGATACTGAAAGTCAGCTGAAAAAACTGAAG GAGTATGGAGAGAGGTTGCGGCCGATGGTTCGGGATGGAGTCTACTACATGTACGAGGCTCTTCATGGACCCCCAAAGAAAATTCTGGTGGAAGGGGCCAACGCTGCCCTCCTCGACATTGACTTTG GCACATATCCTTTTGTGACCTCATCAAACTGCACCGTTGGTGGGGCATGCACTGGTCTTGGCATCCCTCCTCTGAATATTGGTGAAGTGTATGGTGTATCAAAGGCCTACACCACCAGGGTGGGAATTGGTGCCTTCCCAACAGAACAACTCAAT GCAACAGGTGAGCTGCTGCAGACAAGGGGTCATGAGGTGGGCGTGACCACAGGCAGGAAACGTCGCTGTGGCTGGCTGGACCTGGTCATCCTGAGATACGCTCACATGATCAATGGCTTCACTGC AATTGCTTTGACAAAACTTGACATCCTTGATGTGCTGGATGAGATCAAAGTAGGAATGGCCTACAAAATCAATGGCAAAAGAATTCCCCATTTCCCAG CTGACATGGAGCTGTTGCACAAAGTGGAGGTAGAGTATGAGACCTTCCCCGGCTGGAAGAGTGACACGTCTGCAGCCAGGAAGTGGAATAATCTCCCCCAGAAGGCTCAGAACTACATCCGCTTTGTGGAGAGCCACATTGGAGTACCCA TTAAGTGGGTCGGTGTAGGAAAGTCCAGAGAGTGCATGATCCAGATGTTCTAG